The genomic stretch AAGATAGTATGGTAGGACGGGTATGGGTTAATAACCTTGAAAGACCGTCGTTTGCAGTTGTTTGGAATGAGTATCAGAAAGGATTTCAATTAATGGGAAAGGCTCTGGAAAAATCTGAGTATAGTTCTCTGCGCAATTTTTTTGTATCTGAGATTTTTCAATTTTTGAAGGATAGAGAGTTAAACTATTTTGAATGCGGAGCAGATAATGATGAATTAGCCAATATGATTTTTGAGATTTTTGAAGACCGGAATATTGATTCAGAGCAGCAGAAGGTTTTTACTTTGAATCAAAACCCAATGGAGAGCATTAAAAGAGTAAGTAATCTATATGAAATTTTTGCAATAGATAGCAATTTTTTTGATAGAAGATTTGATAATATGGAGTATGTTACAGAAGAGATAAGGGATACCTGGAGAACAAGGGAGGCTTATTTAAATAATAGCTATGGTTATGCAGCTGTCATTGACAGTCACATTGTTAGTCGGGCATTGGTTACCTGCAGCTATAAGAAGCATGACAACATTGGTGTTGATACCATACCTGAACATAGAAAAAAAGGAATTTCTACAATGCTGGTTTATAAGACATTACATGAGGCTGGTAAAAGAGAAAGAGACTGTGTATGGGACTGTACAGAGGATAATATAGCCTCAGAAAAAACTGCGCTTAAAGTGGGATTCCAACTGGAAAGAACCTATACAATCTGCTGGTTTACGATATAACAGCATAGCTACCAGGTGTTTTCCAAGCCTTCTAAGCTAAAGGATTTTAAAGCCTCAATCACGTAAGCAAGTCAATAATTGTGAATAGGTGGAGGGGAGAATCCTCTGGGAGGAAATATAGCAGGGGGATTAAATCTGGAAAAAAGCAGGTGTGTAAGAATTCGTTACACACCTGCTACATCTACGCCTTATTCGATAAATGGTGTATATTGTGGATGTTCGTGTAAATATTTGCTCTTAATCTCTGCAGCTTTGCTCTCACTAATCGGCTCTGCATTTTTGATGTCAGGCTCCTGCTCGGTTGTATGAAACCAGGGATGTTCTTCATCTCTCCGGCTGTAATATAGAACAGATTCCACCATGGACAGTTCGGTTCCGCTGTACGTATAGTAGCTGTATGTGGACTCGAAGGCACTGCTTGAGCTCTCATTTGCAATATAACCATTTTCACAGAAATAGTACCGATTACGTTCCCATCCATCCAGTACATGAAACACGTTTCCATTTACCAGCGTATAGATATCATATATGAGACCATCCCAATCGCCGTTATCCCAGCCATCTGTATTTGCACCAAATATAAGCTCATCTACACCATTGCCATCAATGTCTTTTATCAGATAACCAAGTGTTTCGTAGTCCCATCGCTGATAAAATACACTGCTAAATGGTTCCTCGTCTGGATAGTTTCCATCAAAATTTTCGAGCACATCTCTTGCCTCAGCAATCAGTTCATTGTATCCCGAATAATCTGTTTCTTTCGATTGTGTCTCAATTGTAGTAAAATCCTTGAATTGCAAAGTATCATAATTCAAGGGCGCTGTTTCTACGTGCAAGTCATTCTCGCCCGCGATCTGGTATTCAAGCGTGACCAATCCGGTGTTTGTATCATAAACAGCAGAGGCAGGATGCGCTAAGTGTTTGTCTGCTGGTATGTTTAGTATTGCATCTTTCGCACTGGCTACTTGAGGAAGGTCGTCTTTCATTCTGTAAATCAGAGCATCGGTTACCCCGTCAGCGTTATAAGTGACATTGCAGATTAGCTCTGCCTGGCCGTCGCCATTCAAATCCGCAGCAACGTCGATCACATCCCCGCCAAAGCTCTGTGCAAAGCATACCGCAGAATTGCCCTGTACCGCATAATACCAACAAATTCGGCCAGAACCGGATAGACTTTCCAAAGAAAAACCGCTCAGCTCCGGGATGGCGTCGAAGGAACGCAGAGAATACCGTGTATCGGAATCAGAAGGCGCACTGCCGAGTACCATAACGGCTCCGTCTCGCCTCAGGAGAATTTCTACCTTATCACCTTGATTACGCAGGCCGACTTCATAGTCCTCCTGTTGTATCAGCCAGACTTCGCCGTTGGCAGGGAATGTGCTTTCTGGAATGTCCTCAACCACCAGTGCATTGCCCGTGTAGCGTACCCGGCAACTATACTCCGTTTCTTCTTCACCCAGCCGGAAAGTCAAGGCCAGGTATGGGCCTTCCGCATCTTGGGAAACAGAATCTTCTGACTGGATGTGGCTCCAGCCTAAAAAGGTATTGTACAAAAGTGCTGTCACATCAACTTCATAGAGCCCGCTGTCACGCTGAAAATAGAAGTATGGACGAAGCTCATTTATGTACGAAAAGTAAAGCAGCTCCAAGCTTCCGTCTCCGTTCAGATCCAGAACAGTGTGATTGTTTGTACAGCTGGCTAGCAGTTCTATGTCTCCGCTCTCATTAAAAAAATAGTAATCATAGACGCGATAGGATGCACCAAGGAGTAAACTCATGATGAAGCCGTCACGACCAAACAGGTTCTGGAATGGTTCGATGGAAAATCCGCTTTGATACCCCCACGACTCCTGCGCGTCATAAGCCTGAAGGAATCGGTAAACGCTCCCATCGTCTTTCATCCAAGCACCCCAGATATCTCCACTGTATGCCCTGTAGAACAGCATTTTAACGCCGCCAGATTCCGCCTCGGCCAGAATCTCTGCAATGTCCGATTCGTCCACGGTGGACTCCTGCTGTATCCCATGAGGGCCGTAAAATGAAACATCATCCAATGGAATGGTATAGGCGTTGCCGTCAGACGTTGAATGATCTGTGAAGTCGGTGGAGGAGGGGGCGTCTTCCATATAAGTGCTGCTGGTATCAGCACCTTTAGCTCCGGTGAAAGTACCACCCACCGCCACGACCACCACGAGTATCACAGCGACAAGAGTATAAAGCGCAGTCTTTGGTTTTTTCGCTATAAGTATGATGCGCTCCTGAATGCCTTTCTTACTGCCGGTCATGGTGGTTGCCGTAATCAGAAATGTGTGAACGCTGCGCTTTTTACAAGTCAGCCCGACAAGTGAACGGCCATAGTCGCCGCGGGACTCCTCACCAATCCGCTTGATTGTACCTTCATCGCAAGCAAGCTCAGCGTCTCGCATGGAAAGTGAAGCGGCAATCCACACAAGCGGGTTATACCAATGCAGCAGCAGACACACGCCGCGGAGGATTGCCCAGATATGGTCCCGGTGGCGATAATGGGTAGCTTCGTGTTCCAGTACATGGCGTAAAGTTTGTTCGTCCTCCTTCACCTCTTGTGTGACATAAATAGCGGGATGAAATAAGCCATATAGGCAGGGAGTTTCCAACATACCTGAAGTATAGACCGGCAAGGAATATCCATAGATATCCGTCATGCATCTGTCATTTCTCAACCGGATAGAGAAGCGGAGGTTCGTAATAAGCAGGAACAAGCCTAAAATGGCAAGGCCGATGAGCCAAATTACCAGCGCAACAAAGCTCCAATCGGGGACATGGTCAGACACAACGGTAGCGTATGATTCAACATTTGTACCCACATCGATGTTTTTCGGCGTGACGGGGGAAGATATTTCCGGCAATATTCCCTCCACCAAAGGGGTATACGCTTCTGCTGGTATATCCGTAGACAATGCCGTTTCAGGAAGAACACCTGGTACTGCGTTCATCACGCTGACAGAGCTGGCGCCAAAGCTCACTGGTATTAGCAATCTGATTAATACCAGTGCCCAGAGGGCGTATTGCAGACGCAGACTTATCTTACCGCGCAGGATAAAGCGTAAGGCGGCTACCACTGTGATAAGGACAGAGGATGATATTATCCATTCAGCCATATTATTCCTCCTCCTTGTCCTTTGACGCCTGATTCGCATCCACCTGACGCAGAATTTCATACAGTTCGTCTAGCTCTTTCCTTGACAGCTCCTGCTTTTTAGTAATTGCACTCATCATCATACTGACACTGCCCTTACAGGCGCGGCTGAGAAACGCCTCTGTTTCTTGCATCAGAGCGTCCTCTCGGGCGATTAGTGGCGCATATGTATGAATACCACGGCTCTTATCACAATAAACTGCGCCCTTTTTAACAGCACGGTGCAGCAATGTCAGTGTAGTCGTCCGTGACCAGCCGGTAAGATTTCTGAAATGGTCCGAGACCTCACGACCTGTACACGAGGTATTATCCCATAAATACTCCATGAGATTCCATTCAGCTGTTGTAAGGCTAATATAGTTCTGATCCACTATCTTATTCTCCAATCTGACTACGTTCGTAGACAATATTATTGTATATCTACTGTCTACACTTGTCAACAAAATAGGGGGAAATTATTATTTATTATGATTTATGCAGGCGAACATAGCCGATCAAGAAACACTGTACGAGGGTATATCACATTATAGTAGCCGAAATCTGTCAAATTGAATACCATATTTTCCTAATCCTTCTTGGTTTCTCACCATTGGATAATGTAAATTTTATTGACTTGTTGAATATATTATTTTATCTGTTCCTAATACTGCTTTACCAAAAAATATAAAATGGAAGAATTAAATGATAATAATGGTAAATAATGTATGTGAGGAAGTTTAAATAAAGGAGAAAATAATATGGCACTAAGCAACTTAATGATAGACTTTATGAAAAAGTTTGATGAAAAGCCCTTTCTAATAGAGTTAAAGGGGAAAGAACATCTGATTGGAGAAGGAGAGCCATTGTTTAAAGTTAAATTTAACAAGGAGATCCCGATTACTGATTTGATGACTAGTACATCCATTGCGTTGGGTGAAGCTTATATGAGAGGTGACCTGGAGATCGAAGGTGATTTATATCATGCACTGAATTGCTTTCTGGGTCAGATGGGTAAATTTCATACTGACAAAAAAGCTTTAAAAAAGTTGATCTTTACCTCCAGCTCCAAAAAGAATCAAAAGCAGGAAGTATCTTCTCACTATGATATAGGAAATGACTTTTATAAGCTCTGGCTGGATGAATCCTTAAGCTATTCCTGCGCCTATTTTACGAAAGATACTGATACATTATACGATGCACAGAACAATAAGATTGACAGGATACTTAAGAAGCTCTATTTACAACCAGGTATGGAACTTCTTGATATTGGCTGTGGCTGGGGAAGTTTACTTATCCGGGCAGTGAAGGAGTATGGAGTAACTGGTAAAGGTATCACTCTCAGTAAAGAACAGTATAATAGCTTCAAAAACAGAATTGAAGAAGAAGGCTTAAGCGATAAGTTAACCGTAGAGATATTAGACTATAGAGATTTGCCAAAGAAAGGCTGGACCTTTGACAGAGCTGTCAGTGTTGGAATGATAGAGCATGTAGGCAGAGATAATTATAACCAATTTATCTCCTGTGCAGACTCTGTTTTAAAGCCTCATGGTTTATTCTTATTGCATTACATCAGTGCTCTGAGGGAATACCCGGGTGATGCCTGGATCAAGAAATATATTTTTCCCGGTGGTATGGTCCCAAGTCTCCGAGAA from Anaerocolumna sp. AGMB13020 encodes the following:
- a CDS encoding GNAT family N-acetyltransferase, with protein sequence MIEIRDRNIFLAELLSGETSSIYFSCVLEDSMVGRVWVNNLERPSFAVVWNEYQKGFQLMGKALEKSEYSSLRNFFVSEIFQFLKDRELNYFECGADNDELANMIFEIFEDRNIDSEQQKVFTLNQNPMESIKRVSNLYEIFAIDSNFFDRRFDNMEYVTEEIRDTWRTREAYLNNSYGYAAVIDSHIVSRALVTCSYKKHDNIGVDTIPEHRKKGISTMLVYKTLHEAGKRERDCVWDCTEDNIASEKTALKVGFQLERTYTICWFTI
- a CDS encoding M56 family metallopeptidase, whose protein sequence is MAEWIISSSVLITVVAALRFILRGKISLRLQYALWALVLIRLLIPVSFGASSVSVMNAVPGVLPETALSTDIPAEAYTPLVEGILPEISSPVTPKNIDVGTNVESYATVVSDHVPDWSFVALVIWLIGLAILGLFLLITNLRFSIRLRNDRCMTDIYGYSLPVYTSGMLETPCLYGLFHPAIYVTQEVKEDEQTLRHVLEHEATHYRHRDHIWAILRGVCLLLHWYNPLVWIAASLSMRDAELACDEGTIKRIGEESRGDYGRSLVGLTCKKRSVHTFLITATTMTGSKKGIQERIILIAKKPKTALYTLVAVILVVVVAVGGTFTGAKGADTSSTYMEDAPSSTDFTDHSTSDGNAYTIPLDDVSFYGPHGIQQESTVDESDIAEILAEAESGGVKMLFYRAYSGDIWGAWMKDDGSVYRFLQAYDAQESWGYQSGFSIEPFQNLFGRDGFIMSLLLGASYRVYDYYFFNESGDIELLASCTNNHTVLDLNGDGSLELLYFSYINELRPYFYFQRDSGLYEVDVTALLYNTFLGWSHIQSEDSVSQDAEGPYLALTFRLGEEETEYSCRVRYTGNALVVEDIPESTFPANGEVWLIQQEDYEVGLRNQGDKVEILLRRDGAVMVLGSAPSDSDTRYSLRSFDAIPELSGFSLESLSGSGRICWYYAVQGNSAVCFAQSFGGDVIDVAADLNGDGQAELICNVTYNADGVTDALIYRMKDDLPQVASAKDAILNIPADKHLAHPASAVYDTNTGLVTLEYQIAGENDLHVETAPLNYDTLQFKDFTTIETQSKETDYSGYNELIAEARDVLENFDGNYPDEEPFSSVFYQRWDYETLGYLIKDIDGNGVDELIFGANTDGWDNGDWDGLIYDIYTLVNGNVFHVLDGWERNRYYFCENGYIANESSSSAFESTYSYYTYSGTELSMVESVLYYSRRDEEHPWFHTTEQEPDIKNAEPISESKAAEIKSKYLHEHPQYTPFIE
- a CDS encoding BlaI/MecI/CopY family transcriptional regulator, encoding MSTNVVRLENKIVDQNYISLTTAEWNLMEYLWDNTSCTGREVSDHFRNLTGWSRTTTLTLLHRAVKKGAVYCDKSRGIHTYAPLIAREDALMQETEAFLSRACKGSVSMMMSAITKKQELSRKELDELYEILRQVDANQASKDKEEE
- a CDS encoding cyclopropane-fatty-acyl-phospholipid synthase family protein, with the translated sequence MALSNLMIDFMKKFDEKPFLIELKGKEHLIGEGEPLFKVKFNKEIPITDLMTSTSIALGEAYMRGDLEIEGDLYHALNCFLGQMGKFHTDKKALKKLIFTSSSKKNQKQEVSSHYDIGNDFYKLWLDESLSYSCAYFTKDTDTLYDAQNNKIDRILKKLYLQPGMELLDIGCGWGSLLIRAVKEYGVTGKGITLSKEQYNSFKNRIEEEGLSDKLTVEILDYRDLPKKGWTFDRAVSVGMIEHVGRDNYNQFISCADSVLKPHGLFLLHYISALREYPGDAWIKKYIFPGGMVPSLREIIHLCADYNFYALDVESLRRHYNRTLLCWDKNFNEHRTKIEEMMGLEFTRMWDLYLCACAATFNNGIIDLHQILISKGINNDLPMTRWY